A window from Vulpes lagopus strain Blue_001 chromosome 23, ASM1834538v1, whole genome shotgun sequence encodes these proteins:
- the KTI12 gene encoding protein KTI12 homolog, with product MPLVVLCGLPYSGRSRRAEELRGALEAEGRAVCVVDDAAVLGAEDATVYGDSAREKALRGALRAAVERRLSRRDVVILDSLNYIKGFRYELYCLARAARTPLCLVYCVRPGSVSAGPRAAADPSPNGGAGQRPRAEDGGRPLAAGAAVRREPWAAEPQEVEQETAAPALPAFGTLEFEESARLGSIASYPPELMEALTVRFEAPDSRNRWDRPLFTLVGLEAPLPLAEIRAALFENQAPPPHQSTQSQPLASGSFLHQLDQVTSQVLAGLMEAQKSAVPGDLLKLPGTTEHLRFTRPLTMAELSRLRRQFISYTKMHPNKENLPQLANMFLQYLSQSLH from the coding sequence ATGCCGCTCGTGGTGTTGTGCGGGCTGCCGTACAGCGGCAGGAGCCGGCGCGCGGAGGAGCTGCGCGGGGCGCTGGAGGCCGAGGGCCGCGCGGTTTGCGTGGTGGACGACGCGGCGGTGCTGGGCGCGGAGGACGCGACCGTGTACGGCGACTCCGCCCGGGAGAAGGCGCTGCGCGGCGCCCTGCGAGCCGCGGTGGAGCGGCGCCTGAGCCGCCGCGACGTGGTCATCCTGGACTCGCTTAACTACATCAAGGGCTTCCGCTACGAGCTCTACTGCCTCGCGCGGGCGGCGCGCACCCCACTCTGCTTGGTATATTGCGTGCGACCGGGCAGTGTGAGCGCGGGGCCTCGGGCGGCGGCGGACCCTAGCCCGAATGGCGGTGCGGGTCAGAGGCCGCGCGCTGAGGACGGAGGGAGACCCCTGGCGGCGGGCGCCGCGGTCCGCAGGGAGCCCTGGGCCGCCGAGCCTCAGGAAGTGGAGCAGGAGACCGCGGCGCCCGCTCTCCCGGCTTTTGGGACTCTAGAATTCGAAGAATCTGCAAGGCTCGGGTCCATTGCGTCTTACCCCCCCGAGCTTATGGAAGCCCTGACGGTGCGCTTTGAGGCTCCAGACTCTCGGAACCGCTGGGACCGACCGCTGTTCACCTTGGTAGGCTTAGAGGCGCCGTTGCCCCTGGCCGAGATTCGGGCTGCCTTGTTTGAGAACcaggcccccccgccccatcaGTCTACACAGTCCCAGCCCCTTGCCTCCGGCAGCTTTTTGCACCAGTTGGATCAGGTCACGAGCCAGGTGTTGGCGGGACTGATGGAAGCGCAGAAGAGCGCGGTCCCTGGAGACCTGCTTAAGCTTCCTGGCACCACGGAGCACCTGCGGTTTACCCGGCCTTTGACCATGGCAGAACTGAGTCGCCTCCGCCGCCAGTTTATTTCCTACACCAAGATGCATCCCAACAAGGAGAACCTGCCTCAGCTGGCCAACATGTTTCTGCAGTATCTGAGCCAGAGCCTGCActag